One window of the Salvia miltiorrhiza cultivar Shanhuang (shh) chromosome 6, IMPLAD_Smil_shh, whole genome shotgun sequence genome contains the following:
- the LOC130988926 gene encoding metal transporter Nramp3-like, whose protein sequence is MSAHRDEHQQPLLESLDEEERAYDANEKVHIIGLDEAGDEFSTTAPPFSWRKLWLFTGPGFLMSIAFLDPGNLEGDLQSGAIAGYSLLWLLLWATAMGLLVQLLAARLGVVTGRHLAELCREEYPNWARLLLWIMAELALIGADIQEVIGSAIAIKILSQGVLPLWAGVIITALDCFIFLFLENYGVRKLEALFAVLIATMAISFAWMFGETKPDGRELMIGILVPKLSSSTIKQAVGVVGCVIMPHNVFLHSALVQSREVDNRKIGRVREALKYYSIESGIALAISFMINLFVTTVFAKVFYGTEQAKTIGLVNAGQYLEERYGGGLVPILYIWAIGLLAAGQSSTITGTYAGQFIMGGFLNLRLKKWMRALITRSCAIIPTLIVALVFDTSDASLDVLNEWLNVLQSVQIPFALIPLLCLVSKEEVMGYFKIGRLLQIVSWMVAALVILINGYLLVDFFSSALSGVFFMSIVTTFSAAYICFIIYLVARSLSFSRLYAQAKTILGS, encoded by the exons ATGTCTGCACACAGAGACGAGCACCAGCAGCCCCTACTCGAATCCCTCGACGAAGAGGAGCGGGCCTACGACGCCAATGAGAAAGTCCACATCATCGGCCTCGACGAGGCCGGCGACGAGTTCTCCACCACAGCGCCGCCGTTCTCGTGGCGGAAGCTCTGGCTATTCACGGGGCCGGGGTTCCTGATGAGCATAGCCTTCCTCGATCCTGGGAACCTGGAGGGGGATCTCCAGTCCGGGGCCATCGCCGGCTACTCGCTGCTGTGGCTGCTCCTGTGGGCCACCGCCATGGGCCTATTGGTCCAGCTCCTCGCGGCGCGCCTCGGGGTGGTCACGGGGCGCCACCTGGCGGAGCTCTGCCGGGAGGAGTACCCCAATTGGGCGAGGCTGCTGCTGTGGATCATGGCTGAGCTGGCGCTCATTGGTGCTGATATTCAGGAGGTCATTGGCAGCGCTATTGCGATTAAGATTCTCAGCCAGGGCGTTCTGCCGCTTTGGGCCGGTGTCATTATAACCGCTCTTGACTG CTTCATCTTCTTGTTTCTGGAGAATTATGGTGTGAGGAAATTGGAAGCGCTTTTTGCTGTGCTTATAGCAACAATGGCAATCTCCTTTGCTTGGATGTTTGGCGAGACGAAACCTGATGGTCGTGAGCTTATGATTG GTATATTGGTTCCAAAGCTAAGTTCGAGTACCATAAAGCAGGCGGTAGGAGTGGTGGGCTGCGTGATAATGCCTCACAATGTTTTCTTGCACTCTGCACTGGTGCAGTCTAGAGAAGTAGACAATCGCAAGATAGGCAGAGTGCGTGAAGCTCTCAAGTACTACTCGATTGAATCTGGCATTGCCCTGGCCATCTcattcatgataaatttatttgttacAACAGTTTTTGCGAAGGTATTTTATGGCACAGAACAGGCAAAGACTATCGGGCTCGTGAATGCAGGGCAGTATCTTGAAGAGAGGTATGGTGGAGGGTTGGTCCCCATTTTGTACATATGGGCTATCGGTTTGCTTGCTGCCGGGCAGAGCAGCACTATAACCGGCACATATGCTGGACAGTTTATTATGGGAGGATTTCTGAACTTGCGGTTGAAGAAATGGATGAGGGCACTGATAACACGAAGTTGTGCCATCATCCCTACTCTGATTGTTGCGCTTGTTTTTGACACATCCGATGCCTCATTGGACGTTCTAAACGAATGGCTTAATGTGCTACAGTCGGTCCAGATCCCTTTTGCTCTTATTCCTCTCCTTTGCCTGGTGTCAAAGGAGGAAGTCATGGGCTATTTCAAAATTGGGAGACTTCTTCAG ATTGTATCGTGGATGGTGGCAGCTCTGGTGATCTTGATCAACGGATATCTTCTGGTGGACTTCTTCTCTTCTGCATTGAGCGGCGTGTTCTTCATGAGTATAGTTACAACTTTCTCGGCTGCATATATCTGCTTCATCATATATCTTGTGGCGAGGAGCTTAAGCTTTTCAAGATTATA